A stretch of the Clavibacter sp. B3I6 genome encodes the following:
- a CDS encoding long-chain-fatty-acid--CoA ligase encodes MSTPTDQPWLASYAPDVPHEIDLPQGSLVDIVDQSVLRFPGGTALDFLGEETSYRELGELIARAAQGLHDAGVRAGDPVAIVLPNCPQHVVAFYAVLRLGAVVVEHNPLYTPRELQHQFEDHGARAVIAWDKSVATIQALPDGVRPERIVSVDVTRAMPLRTRLLLRLPIPKARAARAAIAAKVTGTTTWERIAAAAPLPAEHPRPEASDLAVIQYTSGTTGTPKGAELTHLNLSANAAQSRAWVPTVPRGTSVVYAVLPMFHAYGLTLCLTFAMSMGSRLVLFPRFEPDLVLQAIRRHPPTFLPAVPPIYARLREAAAAEGVSLAGISISISGAMALPESVVVPWEEQTGGWLVEGYGLSECSPVLMANPVGDTRRAGTVGLPLPNTEVRVVDPEDPSVDRPAGEPGELLVRGPQVFRGYHGRPDETAAVLLEGGWFRTGDVVTIDADGFVRIADRIKELIITGGFNVSPSEVEEAVRELDGVRDAAVVGIPREGGDEEVVAAVVLEEGATLDEQAARATLRGELAGYKVPRRIVVLDELPTSLLGKVLRRKVREGIVEAG; translated from the coding sequence GTGAGCACCCCCACCGACCAGCCCTGGCTGGCCAGCTACGCGCCCGACGTCCCGCACGAGATCGACCTGCCGCAGGGATCGCTCGTCGACATCGTCGACCAGTCGGTGCTCCGCTTCCCCGGCGGGACGGCCCTCGACTTCCTCGGCGAGGAGACCAGCTACCGCGAGCTCGGCGAGCTGATCGCCCGAGCCGCGCAGGGCCTCCACGACGCGGGCGTGCGTGCAGGGGATCCGGTCGCGATCGTGCTGCCGAACTGCCCGCAGCACGTCGTCGCCTTCTACGCGGTGCTGCGCCTCGGCGCGGTGGTCGTCGAGCACAACCCGCTCTACACGCCGCGCGAGCTGCAGCACCAGTTCGAGGACCACGGCGCCCGCGCCGTGATCGCGTGGGACAAGTCGGTCGCGACCATCCAGGCGCTGCCGGACGGCGTGCGGCCCGAGCGCATCGTCTCCGTCGACGTCACGCGCGCCATGCCGCTGCGCACGCGCCTCCTCCTCCGCCTGCCGATCCCGAAGGCGCGGGCGGCGCGGGCGGCCATCGCCGCGAAGGTGACCGGCACCACCACGTGGGAGCGGATCGCCGCCGCCGCGCCCCTCCCCGCCGAGCACCCCCGGCCCGAGGCCTCCGACCTCGCGGTGATCCAGTACACGAGCGGCACCACGGGCACGCCGAAGGGCGCCGAGCTCACGCACCTCAACCTCAGCGCGAACGCCGCCCAGTCCCGCGCGTGGGTGCCCACGGTCCCGCGCGGGACGAGCGTCGTCTACGCGGTGCTGCCCATGTTCCACGCCTACGGGCTGACGCTCTGCCTCACCTTCGCGATGAGCATGGGCTCGCGGCTCGTGCTCTTCCCGCGCTTCGAGCCCGACCTCGTGCTGCAGGCCATCCGCCGCCACCCGCCGACGTTCCTCCCCGCCGTGCCGCCCATCTACGCGCGGCTCCGCGAGGCCGCGGCGGCGGAGGGCGTCTCGCTCGCGGGCATCTCGATCTCCATCTCCGGCGCGATGGCGCTGCCCGAGTCGGTCGTGGTGCCCTGGGAGGAGCAGACCGGCGGCTGGCTCGTCGAGGGCTACGGCCTCTCCGAGTGCTCCCCCGTGCTCATGGCCAACCCCGTCGGCGACACGCGGCGCGCGGGGACCGTCGGCCTCCCCCTGCCCAACACCGAGGTGCGGGTCGTGGATCCCGAGGACCCGTCCGTCGACCGCCCGGCGGGCGAGCCGGGCGAGCTGCTGGTGCGCGGCCCGCAGGTGTTCCGCGGCTACCACGGCCGACCCGACGAGACCGCCGCCGTCCTCCTCGAGGGCGGCTGGTTCCGTACGGGCGACGTGGTGACGATCGACGCGGACGGCTTCGTGCGCATCGCCGACCGGATCAAGGAGCTCATCATTACGGGCGGCTTCAACGTCTCGCCATCCGAGGTGGAGGAGGCCGTGCGGGAGCTGGACGGGGTGCGCGACGCGGCCGTCGTGGGCATCCCCCGCGAGGGCGGCGACGAGGAGGTCGTCGCGGCCGTCGTGCTCGAGGAGGGCGCGACCCTCGACGAGCAGGCCGCACGCGCGACGCTGCGCGGCGAGCTCGCGGGCTACAAGGTGCCGCGGCGGATCGTGGTGCTCGACGAGCTGCCCACGTCGCTCCTCGGCAAGGTGCTGCGCCGGAAGGTGCGCGAGGGGATCGTCGAGGCGGGGTGA
- a CDS encoding DedA family protein, whose amino-acid sequence MTALTPTLLTTTTPAGLRPAASAEDPLAGLDGLVGVAARVIEALGEAGVGAMTFVETVFPPIPSEVVLPLAGFVAATGRMDLVLVIVASTLGAYLGALLLYWLGRKAGEERTIRVLSRLPLVERHDFEVAASWFHRHGRSAVFFGRLVPGVRSLISLPAGAGGMPLGTFSFYTIAGSGLWNGALIGLGAALGSQYELIDRYAQYLDYAVYAVVGILLVLLVGRALRRRVQRGRDAG is encoded by the coding sequence GTGACCGCCCTGACGCCGACCCTGCTGACGACCACGACGCCGGCGGGGCTCCGTCCCGCCGCCTCGGCCGAGGATCCGCTCGCCGGCCTCGACGGGCTCGTGGGCGTCGCGGCCCGCGTGATCGAGGCGCTCGGCGAGGCGGGCGTCGGCGCGATGACCTTCGTCGAGACGGTGTTCCCGCCCATCCCCAGCGAGGTGGTCCTGCCCCTCGCGGGCTTCGTGGCCGCGACCGGGCGGATGGACCTCGTGCTCGTGATCGTCGCGAGCACCCTGGGCGCGTACCTCGGCGCGCTCCTGCTGTACTGGCTCGGGCGGAAGGCGGGGGAGGAGCGGACCATCCGGGTGCTCTCGAGGCTGCCGCTCGTCGAGCGCCACGACTTCGAGGTGGCCGCTTCCTGGTTCCACCGGCACGGTCGGTCCGCGGTCTTCTTCGGCCGGCTCGTGCCGGGCGTCCGCAGCCTCATCTCGCTGCCCGCGGGTGCCGGCGGCATGCCGCTCGGCACCTTCAGCTTCTACACGATCGCCGGGAGCGGGCTCTGGAACGGCGCCCTCATCGGCCTCGGCGCCGCCCTCGGCAGCCAGTACGAGCTCATCGACCGGTACGCCCAGTACCTCGACTACGCGGTGTACGCCGTCGTCGGGATCCTCCTCGTGCTGCTCGTCGGCCGCGCCCTCCGCCGTCGCGTTCAGAGGGGGCGCGACGCCGGCTGA